Below is a genomic region from Rhizobium sp. 9140.
TGCGCGGTCTCGTGGGCGAGGAGGTCGTGGTGACCGCCGCCGACCGCGATCTGCATTCCGGCATGTTCGGCGGCGCTGCCGCCAACCCGATCCACATCCTGTCCCGCATTCTCGCCGGCCTTCACGACGAGACCGGCCGGGTGACGCTGAACGGCTTCTATGACGGCGTCGAGGAGACGCCGACGCAGATCAAGGCCGCATGGGAAACGCTCGGCCAGACGGCCGAAAAGATGCTCGGCGAGATCGGCCTTTCCATCCCCTCAGGCGAACAGGGCCGGTCGGTTCTCGAACTCACCTGGGCGCGGCCGACGGCCGAGGTCAACGGCATCACCGGCGGCTATTCGGGCGAGGGCTTCAAGACCGTCATCGCCTCTAAGGCGTCCGCGAAGATTTCGTTCCGCCTCGTCGGCCAGCAGGACCCGGCCGCCATCCGCTCGGCCTTCCGCGACTATGTCCGGGCGCAGATCCCGGCCGATTGCTCGGTCGAATTTCACGAGCATGGCGGTTCGCCGGCCATCCAGCTCCCTTATGATTCGCCGCTGCTCAACACGGCAAAGTCGGCTTTGTCGGAGGAATGGCCGAAGGCGGCCGTTATCATCGGCATGGGCGGCTCCATTCCGATCGTCGGCGACTTCCAGAAGATGCTGGGCATGGAATCGCTGCTGGTCGGGTTCGGCCTGTCGGACGACCGCATCCATTCGCCCAATGAAAAGTATGATCTCCAGTCCTTCCACAAGGGCATCCGTTCCTGGGTTCGCATCCTCGACGCGCTGGCGACGGCTCGCTGATGCGTACAACCGTCGCGCTGACGCGTTGAAATTTCAAGATATTGTGAAGACGCCGCCGGCCGGGTTGCCCTTGACCCGGCCGGATGGCAATGGTCTCATGACCCATATGACGTCGAGACTGCCTCCGCCGGACCGAAAAAGACCTGCATGAAGACGATCCGCGCCCTGATCTGGCCGGCCGTCGGGCTGGCGGCTATCCTGTTTTCGCTCTACGGCCTTTATCATGAGCTGCGGGGGCTTTCGCTCGACCAGTTCCTGACGAGCTTTCAGGCCGTGCCGCTGAAGAGCTGGCTGCTCGCCGCAGGCGCCACGCTGGTGGCCTATGCGGCTCTCGCCGCCTACGATCATCTGGCGCTCGAACATCTCGGGCGGCGGCTTTCGCTGACCTTCATCACCGTCTGCTCCTTCACCGCCTATGCCCTGTCGCACACCATCGGCGCTTCCGTGTTCTCGGGCGCCGTCGTGCGCTACCGGGCCTATGGCTCCAAAGGGTTGAGTGTCAGCGAAACGGGCATTCTCGTCGCCTTCTGTTCGCTGACCTTCGCGCTGGGAACGCTGACGCTCTCGGCGATCGTGCTTCTGATCGAGCCGGAGATCGTCGATCGCTTCTCCGACGTCATTCCGCTTGGAGCCTCGATCTCCACGGCGATCGCCATCCTCGTGCTGATCGGCCTTTATCTGCTCGGAAGTCTCATCGGCTTCAAGCCCATCCGCACGCGGTGGTTTCAGCTGGAATATCCGCGGCCGACGCTTGCTGTCCGGCAGTTGATGATCGCCCCGGTGGAGCTGATCGGCGCGGCCGCAATCATCTATTTCGCGCTGCCGGAGGCGGGCAACCCCGGCTATATGGTCGTGCTCGGGGTCTTCCTCGCCTCGTTCTCGGCAGCGCTTCTCAGCCATGCGCCAGGCGGCATCGGCGTGCTCGAGCTGATCTTCATCGCCGCCCTGCCCGAGATCGATCCGGCATCGGTGCTGGCCGCACTCGTCATCTTCCGGCTGTTCTACCTCGTCATCCCGTTCCTGATGGCGCTCGTGGTGGTCGTTGTGTTCGAGCGCCGTCAGTTCCTGGAGCGCCGCCGCGCGGGGACCTGATCCGGGAAGGTCTGGTCTCTTTTCACGCAACTCCGGACGCAAAACCGCTTCGCACTTATGCTGGATTTGCTCCTACGACGGTGAATGGCAGACCTTCGGCACGGCGTCGGCAAACGGCGTCTTGACCTCGCCGAGTTCCGCGCTCTCGATGTGCAGCGGCATGAACGGCGGTTCCTGGATGGCCGCATTGACGATGCGCGTCACGTAGCATCCGGCAAAGACGCGCTCCTTGCCGTCCTTGTCCACCGAGCGGACGGCGACGGGAACCGGCGCGTAGAGGCTGCCCGCCGCACCTTCCTGCGTCACGACGCCCGTCGTCACCTCGACCTCGACCGTGTTCCTGTAGCCCTGCACGAAGCTCGCATAGTCGCCGGCCGGCGGCTTGTCGCCGAAATAGGCATAGGCGCGCGCAAATTCCTTCCGCTCGATCGCGTTGTAGAGCGACCGGACGAGTTTCGCGCCGTCCGAACGATCGTCCACATAGGGTGCGTCCTGCGCGAATGCGGCCGGCGGCAACGTGAAGGTTCCGGTGAGCAAAGCGGCGGAAAGGGCGAGGGAGGCGAAGGCGCTGTGATGCATGGAGGGTCCCCGTGACGATGTCGCATCATCAATGGATGATGCCGCATCTTTAAGCCATCGACATGCGGCAAATTGACGACGACCTGTTTGCAATCGCTCAAATGCAAGCAATCCCTTCAATTCTGTCTTCGTGTCTTTTCGCTAATGTCCCTTTCAGGACAGGATCGATACCCGAGGGGATGACATGGCGCTGAAGATGCTTTTTGCGGAATTGATGGCGGTAGCCGTGCGGATCACGCCCGCTGCGCCGAGGCTCTTGCCGGTGAAACAGGTGGCCCGCAAGCAAGCGATGGTCGCATCGCCCGCGATGGACCTGCCCATGCTGCCGGCTCCGATCAATCCGGACTGGATCGTCGCCGGCGCGCCCGTCGCCCGTCTGGCAGAACATTCGCGCAGCCATGACGATGCCGCCGTGACCGCCATGTGGGACTGCACGGCCGGCGAGTTCAACTGGTATTTCGGCTGGGACGAGACGGTCGTCATCCTAGAAGGCGAGGTGCATGTGACGGCCGAGGACGGCACCGAAACGGTGCTGCGCGCCGGCGACATCGGCTTCTTCAACGGCGGCACCTGGGCGAACTGGCGCATCGAGACCTATGTCCGCAAGATCGCCTTTTGCCGCAAGAAGTTCCCCGAGCCCGTCGTCATGGCCTACCGCCTGCGCGACATGCTGCGTGGCGAAGCCCCCAAGGCGGCGCTTGCCGCCTGAGGCAGGCGTCTCGAACACGGCGACTTTCGCAGAAATGCGCGGCGTTCTGCCGTTGCGTTTGGCCAGCCGGCGTCTTACGTCATGAGGCCCGCCGGAGAAGAGGCGGGTCGATGACCGAGGGAAGACAATGGCAGCCACCAGGACGGCACTCCGGAATGTCGCGGTTCAGATGGACCACGTCTCCACCATCAATATTGCGGGCGATTCGACCTTTGCGATGAGCCTCGAGGCGCAGAACCGCGGCTACAGGCTGTTTCACTACACGCCGGACCGGCTGTCCCTGCGGGACGGGCAGGTTTACGCCACCGCGCAACAGATGACCCTGCGCGATGTGAAGGGCGATCATTTCACGCTCGGCGAGCCCGAGCGGCTGGATCTTTCCACCATGGACGTGGTGCTCCTGCGGCAGGATCCGCCCTTCGACATGGCCTACATCACCTCGACGCATCTGCTGGAGCGCATTCACCCGAAGACGCTGGTGGTGAACGACCCCGCCTGGGTGCGCAACTCGCCGGAAAAGATCTTCGTCACCGAATTTCCGGACCTGATGCCGAAGACGCTGATCACGCGCGACCCGGCCGAGATCGCGAAATTCCGCGAGGAGATGGGCGATATCATCCTGAAGCCGCTTTACGGCAATGGCGGCGCCGGCGTGTTCCACTCCACCCGCGACGACCGCAACATGTCCTCGCTTCTCGAAATGTTCGGGCAGATGTTCCGCGAACCCTTCATCGCGCAGGAATACCTGCCGGCGGTGCGCAAGGGCGACAAGCGCATCATTCTCGTCGATGGCGAACCCGTCGGCGCCATCAACCGCGTGCCGGCCGAACACGATGCCCGCTCCAACATGCATGCGGGCGGCAAGCCCGAGCCGACCGAACTGACGGCACGCGAGAGGGAGATCTGCGCCCGCATCAGCCCGGCCCTGCGCGAACGCGGCTTTCTCCTCGTGGGCATCGACGTCATCGGCGACGTCATGACCGAGATCAACGTGACGTCTCCGACCGGCATCCGCGAGGTCAGGAACTTCGGTGGCGCCAATATCGCCGGCCTGCTCTGGGACGCGATCGAGCGCAAGCGCGGCTGATAAACCGGCCGGGTTGCAATGTTTGCAACCACGCCGACATGGTCGATTGCAATCGTTCCGCCAATGTTCTTGTTTTATTCCGACCGCTGTTGTATGTGAGGAAAGTCTCATAAGGGCATCGATTGGAGTGGCGGGAATATGGTGGCACGGGTCAGCACGGTGGCGTTCCAGGGCATCGAGGGCGTTCTGGTCGATGTGCAGGTCATGGTCGCGCCCGGCAAGGTCGGTGTTCAGATCGTCGGCCTGCCGGACAAGGCTGTGGCCGAAAGCCGGGAACGGGTGCACGCGGCCCTTCACGCTTCCGGCCTGTCGCTGCCGCCCAAACGCGTGACGATCAATCTCGCCCCCGCCGACCTGCCGAAGGAGGGCAGCCATTTCGACCTCGCGATCGCGCTCGGGCTGATGGCGGCGCTCGGCGCCATTCCGTCGGATGCGCTGGCGGACTACGTCGTCATCGGCGAACTGAACCTCGACGGCACGATCGCGGCCGTTGCCGGCGCGCTGCCCGCCGCCATCGCTGCGAACGCCATCGGCAAGGGCCTTATCTGCCCGGCCGATAGCGGGCCGGAAGCGGCCTGGGCCGGTGCCGGGATCGATATTCTCGCGCCCCGCAGCCTGATCGCGCTTGCCAACCATTTTCGCGGCACGCAGGTGCTCACCCGGCCGGAACCGGCCATCCGCGCGACGGCGGCCAACTTGGCCGATCTCGCCGACATCAAGGGGCAGGAGAGCGCCAAGCGCGCGCTGGAAGTGGCGGCGGCCGGAAACCACAATTTGCTGATGGTCGGCCCGCCCGGCTCGGGCAAGTCGATGCTGGCATCGCGCCTGCCCTCCATCCTGCCGCCGCTGTCGCCAGGCGAGCTGCTGGAGGTCTCGATGATCCACTCCATCGCCGGGCAGTTGCCGGGCGGCAAGCTATCGGATCGCCGCCCGTTCCGCACCCCGCATCACTCCGCCACCATGGCGGCGCTTGTCGGCGGCGGGCTGCGCGCCCGGCCGGGCGAAGCGTCGCTCGCCCATAACGGCGTGCTGTTCCTCGACGAGTTCCCGGAGTTCACGCCGCAGGCGCTGGACGCGCTGCGCCAGCCGCTCGAAACCGGCGAGTGCATCATCGCGCGCGCCAATCACCGCGTCAGCTATCCCGCCTCTATCCAGCTGGTCGCCGCCATGAACCCGTGCCGCTGCGGCATGGCGGGGGAGCCGGGCCACAGCTGCGCGCGCGGGCCGCGTTGCGCCGGCGATTATCAGGCCCGCATCTCCGGCCCGCTGATGGACCGGATTGACATCCGCATCCATGTTCCCGCGGTGTCCGCAGCCGACCTGATCCGCCCGGCGACGGCCGAAACCAGTGCTGTCGTCGCGGCGCGCGTGGCCCATGCGCGGGCGCTCCAGATCGACCGCTTCATCGCCTTCGGCATGCCGAAGATCACCTCCAACGCGCGCTGTACCACGTCGATGATCGAGACGCTGGCCGAACCCGATGCCGGCGGCCTCCAGCTTCTGCGCGAGGCGGCCGAACGGATGACGTTTTCCGCACGCGCCTACCACCGCGTCCTCAAGGTCGCCCGGACGCTGGCCGACCTCGACGCCCGCCCGACGGTCGGCCGCATCCACATCGCCGAAGCCATCTCCTACCGTATCGCCGGAGATCGCATGACCAGTGCCGCGTGAGGAGAGCGGCGGCGGCAGCGGGATCGTTTCAGTGACCGGAATGCCATTCAAGAACGCAGGCCTTGGAAAAACATGAGACGCGCGAACTTTATCCCCGCGGGAAAATGCGGCAGTGTACGCTTGTCGAGGACAGCGCAGTTGCGCCACGTCCAATGCCGGTCGCAGCCCCACCCGGTCAAAACAAGGGAACGCTTTTCATGAAAACGCTCGTCGTCTGCTCCGGCGGACTGGATTCCGTCACGCTCGCCCATCACGTGGCGCGCAACCATCATCTCGCCGGTCTCGTGTCCTTCGACTATGGCCAGCGTCATCGCCGGGAGCTGGACTTCGCGGCCGAGGCGGCGCGGCGGCTCGATGTGCCCCATCATCTCATCGACATCGGGCCGATCGGCGCGCATCTGACCGGCTCGGCGCTGACGGACGATATCGCGGTGCCGGACGGGCATTATGCAGAGGAGACGATGAAGGCGACGGTGGTGCCGAACCGCAATGCCATCATGCTCACGATCGCCTTCGGCCTCGCTGCGGCACAGAAGCTCGATGCCGTCGCGGTCGCGGTGCATGGCGGCGACCACTTCATCTACCCCGATTGCCGGCCCGATTTCATCCGGTCGTTCCAGACCATGCAGAACCACGCGCTGGACGGCTATGCCGCGGTGACGCTCTACGCACCCTATGTCGAACGCTCGAAAGCCGACATCGTGACGGACGGTGCCGAAAACGGCACGCCGTTCGCGCGGACATGGTCCTGCTACAAGGGCGGGGAGGTGCATTGCGGTCGGTGCGGCACCTGCGTGGAACGACGCGAAGCCTTTCATCTTGCCGGCGTCGCGGACCCCACGCCCTACGAGGATGCCGATTTCTGGCGAGAGGCCTGCGGGGTCGGGCGGTTCGTGGCGCAAGAGGTCCGCTGACGTTCGGAGAATTTCCGGCCGAAGCGGGATCGCTTCGGCGTCGGACGATGCGGCAAAACAACTGCGCCCGTCAAAACGGGAACCGCAGTGATGCCGTTCCCGCCCCGTCGTCTCGGGTCGGATCACTGAAGCGTCGGCGGCTCGTCGTCTCCGAAGAAGGAGCGGATGCCTTCGCGGGCGACGGTCGCGAGAAACTCGTCGAAGGCTTCGCGGTCGGTCGGGAAGGGGTCTTCCCACTCGGTCACGTCCTCTTCCTGCGTCAGCACCAGCATCTGCCAGTCGAGATTCGTGCCGGCCGGTCGCGAGATATCGACCAGAACGGTCACGCCGTCTTCGGTGAACTCGCCGGACAGTTCCGAATACTCCATTTCCGGTTCATTATCGTTCGACATCGGTCCTCGCCACTCTCAATCCTGTCATCATCCTACCGCAACGTCGCGGGAAGGATATGCTGCCGCGTATGTCCTTCGGGACATCCATATGTCAAATGCCGCCCGGCACCGTCGCGATCGACGGATCGGCAACCGCCGCCAGCATCTCGATGTCGCGGGTCCGGATCTCCGGCGTGACCTCGCTTTGCCGGATCGAGAACCACGCCTTCAACGCATCGACAGCACCGCCATGCGGCTGCGGATAGGACGGAAGACCCAGAACCCATCCGCGCAGGATGTCGCGGTCCGTCCGTCCCTTTTCATATTGCTGCTGCATGCGCCGAACGGCGGCCGTCAGATCTTCGTGTGTTTTCACAAAGGCGCACCGATCGAAAGGTCTGTGGTTGATGTCACTCTGGTCTACCGTGGTCCATGCCGCGTCAGGCGGCTCTGGTCCGAAACACTACTGCATA
It encodes:
- the queC gene encoding 7-cyano-7-deazaguanine synthase QueC; this encodes MKTLVVCSGGLDSVTLAHHVARNHHLAGLVSFDYGQRHRRELDFAAEAARRLDVPHHLIDIGPIGAHLTGSALTDDIAVPDGHYAEETMKATVVPNRNAIMLTIAFGLAAAQKLDAVAVAVHGGDHFIYPDCRPDFIRSFQTMQNHALDGYAAVTLYAPYVERSKADIVTDGAENGTPFARTWSCYKGGEVHCGRCGTCVERREAFHLAGVADPTPYEDADFWREACGVGRFVAQEVR
- the gshB gene encoding glutathione synthase, with protein sequence MAATRTALRNVAVQMDHVSTINIAGDSTFAMSLEAQNRGYRLFHYTPDRLSLRDGQVYATAQQMTLRDVKGDHFTLGEPERLDLSTMDVVLLRQDPPFDMAYITSTHLLERIHPKTLVVNDPAWVRNSPEKIFVTEFPDLMPKTLITRDPAEIAKFREEMGDIILKPLYGNGGAGVFHSTRDDRNMSSLLEMFGQMFREPFIAQEYLPAVRKGDKRIILVDGEPVGAINRVPAEHDARSNMHAGGKPEPTELTAREREICARISPALRERGFLLVGIDVIGDVMTEINVTSPTGIREVRNFGGANIAGLLWDAIERKRG
- a CDS encoding YifB family Mg chelatase-like AAA ATPase — its product is MVARVSTVAFQGIEGVLVDVQVMVAPGKVGVQIVGLPDKAVAESRERVHAALHASGLSLPPKRVTINLAPADLPKEGSHFDLAIALGLMAALGAIPSDALADYVVIGELNLDGTIAAVAGALPAAIAANAIGKGLICPADSGPEAAWAGAGIDILAPRSLIALANHFRGTQVLTRPEPAIRATAANLADLADIKGQESAKRALEVAAAGNHNLLMVGPPGSGKSMLASRLPSILPPLSPGELLEVSMIHSIAGQLPGGKLSDRRPFRTPHHSATMAALVGGGLRARPGEASLAHNGVLFLDEFPEFTPQALDALRQPLETGECIIARANHRVSYPASIQLVAAMNPCRCGMAGEPGHSCARGPRCAGDYQARISGPLMDRIDIRIHVPAVSAADLIRPATAETSAVVAARVAHARALQIDRFIAFGMPKITSNARCTTSMIETLAEPDAGGLQLLREAAERMTFSARAYHRVLKVARTLADLDARPTVGRIHIAEAISYRIAGDRMTSAA
- a CDS encoding lysylphosphatidylglycerol synthase domain-containing protein, whose product is MKTIRALIWPAVGLAAILFSLYGLYHELRGLSLDQFLTSFQAVPLKSWLLAAGATLVAYAALAAYDHLALEHLGRRLSLTFITVCSFTAYALSHTIGASVFSGAVVRYRAYGSKGLSVSETGILVAFCSLTFALGTLTLSAIVLLIEPEIVDRFSDVIPLGASISTAIAILVLIGLYLLGSLIGFKPIRTRWFQLEYPRPTLAVRQLMIAPVELIGAAAIIYFALPEAGNPGYMVVLGVFLASFSAALLSHAPGGIGVLELIFIAALPEIDPASVLAALVIFRLFYLVIPFLMALVVVVVFERRQFLERRRAGT
- a CDS encoding cupin domain-containing protein — translated: MALKMLFAELMAVAVRITPAAPRLLPVKQVARKQAMVASPAMDLPMLPAPINPDWIVAGAPVARLAEHSRSHDDAAVTAMWDCTAGEFNWYFGWDETVVILEGEVHVTAEDGTETVLRAGDIGFFNGGTWANWRIETYVRKIAFCRKKFPEPVVMAYRLRDMLRGEAPKAALAA
- a CDS encoding dipeptidase codes for the protein MTDITGVLAKADTNLDASLERLFDLVRIPSISTDPAYRDACRKAAEWLVSDLQSLGFTASVRDTPGHPMVVAHHDGATPDAPHVLFYGHYDVQPVDPLSLWETDPFTPSVRELSPDRTPGRTPGRKVITGRGTSDDKGQLMTFVEACRAYKDTHGSLPCRVTVLFEGEEESGSPSLKPFLTANAQELTADYALVCDTGMWDSETPAISAGLRGLVGEEVVVTAADRDLHSGMFGGAAANPIHILSRILAGLHDETGRVTLNGFYDGVEETPTQIKAAWETLGQTAEKMLGEIGLSIPSGEQGRSVLELTWARPTAEVNGITGGYSGEGFKTVIASKASAKISFRLVGQQDPAAIRSAFRDYVRAQIPADCSVEFHEHGGSPAIQLPYDSPLLNTAKSALSEEWPKAAVIIGMGGSIPIVGDFQKMLGMESLLVGFGLSDDRIHSPNEKYDLQSFHKGIRSWVRILDALATAR